Genomic segment of Mucilaginibacter sabulilitoris:
AAATGACATTGACCAGTTTCTAACTAAAATATTTAAATAAACACTCATGATAAAAAGCTTTTTACGCCTGCAAGTACTTGGTTTTATATTATTAACGCCATGGGCAGTTCAAACGGTCAGTGCACAATCAGGCAGGCCTTATTCACAGCAAATGGCCCAAACGGTGATGACTATCTGGAAAGACAGCCTGCCCACAGGCAACAAATGGACCTATGACCAGGGCGTTATATTGAAGGGAATAGAAAACATCTGGCGTCAAACCAGCGACAGACAGTATTTCGATTTTATAAAACACTGTATGGATAAATTCGTGCAGCCCGATGGCAGCATCCGTACCTATAACCTGTCCGACCATAACCTTGATTTTATTCTCTGCGGCCGCAATGTGCTGATGCTTTACCAGCAAACACACGAAGATAAGTACCTGAAAGCCGTGCAAACATTGCGCGAACAATTGCGTACACAACCCCGTACATTTGACGGTGGTTTCTGGCATAAAAAACGTTACCCGAACCAAATGTGGCTGGATGGTTTGTACATGGCCGAGCCGTTTTACGCTGAATATGCGGCCACTTTTCACGAGGATACAGCTTTCAATGACATTGCCCGGCAGTTTATATTAATGGAAAAACATTCGCGGGATGAAAAAACAGGATTGCTGTACCATGCCTGGGACGCATCAAAGAAAGAGCGCTGGGCCAATCCGAAAACCGGCCGTTCGCCAAACTTTTGGGGTCGGGCCATGGGCTGGTACGGTATGGCGCTGGTTGACGCGCTGGATCAATTTCCGGCTAATCATCCCAGACGTAAGCAACTGCTGGCCATCCTGCAGCGTTATGCCGCAGCAGTAGGGCGCTGGCAGGATAAACCTACCGGGCTTTGGTACCAAGTGCTGGATAAAGGCACTGAAAAAGGTAATTATGAGGAAGCATCGGTATCATGTATGTTTGTATATACGCTGGCTAAGGCTGTACGTCAAAAATATTTGCCGGCCAGCTATACATCTGCAGCACAGAAAGGGTATGCAGGCATTATAAAAAAATTTATCCGTACCGATGACAGGGGCCTTTTAGTGTTGAATGGCACTGTTCAGGTAGGTGGCCTTGGCGGAAAGCCTTACCGTGATGGCAGCTACGCTTATTACCTGAGTGAAAAGGTAATTACTAATGATGCCAAAGGTGTGGGCGCTTTTATACTCGCAGCTACAGAAATTGAATGGTTGCAAGGGAAAAAATAATGTAATATGAAAAAGATCATACTTAGCTTGTTGCTGCCGGCGGCAGTTGCTGTTTGCCAGGCGCAGCCTGTTACTAAGGCTTATAAAGAAATAACAGTAGCGCAGGATGGCAGCGGCGATTTTAAAACCATACAGGAAGCAGTAAACGCTGTTCGTGATCTGGGTGCTATACAGGTGCCTATCCGCATCAAAAAGGGTATCTATCACGAAAAGCTGGTAATACCATCGTGGAAAACACATATTTCACTTATTGGAGAAGATAATAAAAATACCATTATCACTAATGATGACTATTCGGGTAAATCTGTTCCTGGTGGCAAGGATGGCTTTGGGCGGGATAAATTTTCAACTTACACCTCTTACACTGTACTGATTGCCGGCAATAATTTCATGGCAGAAAACCTCACCATTATCAATTCGGCCGGCCGGGTAGGACAAGCCGTGGCGCTGCATGTAGAAGCCGACCGCTGCATTGTGCGTAACTGTAAGCTGCTGGGCAACCAGGATACACTGTATACTGCCACCGCTACATCGCGCGAGCTATTTCAGGATTGTTATATTGAAGGCACTACAGACTTCCTGTTTGGCGAAGCTACCGTTGTTTTCCAACGCTGCATTATTAAAAGCCTGGTCAACTCGTACATTACAGCTGCTGCCACAACCTCTTTGCAAAAATATGGCTACGTGCTGATGAACTGTAAGCTGATAGCTGATGAATCGGTAAACAAGGAATACCTGGGCAGGCCATGGAGATCATACGCCAAAACGGTATTTCTGAATACCGAAATGGGTACGCACATCATTCCCCAGGGATGGGACCCGTGGAAAGGGGACAGCATGTTCCCGGATAAGGAAAAGACAGCCTATTATGCCGAATATAATAGTACCGGACCGGGCGCCAACCCTAAAAACAGGGTACAGTGGGCGCACAAACTAACAGATCAGGAGGCAAAACAGTATACAATTAAGAATATCCTTGGCGGCAGTGATAACTGGGACCCGGAAGTTAAATAATTATGAAAAACACCATCTGCATACTAGCTTTTACTGCCGTTGTACCTTTTGCAAACGCACAGGTAAAACCTGTAACAAAAAGCAACTATATATCTAAAGTATGGGTTGCCGACCAGGGCAATGGCACCTATAAAAACCCGGTGCTCAATGCCGATTATTCCGATCCGGACGCCATACGTGTAGGAGATGACTTTTATCTCGTTTCATCCAGTTTTGAGGATATACCGGGGTTGCCCATATTGCATTCAAAAGATCTGGTGAACTGGCATATCATTGGCCACGCCCTGGTACGTCAGCAGCCATTTGATCATTTCGATATTCCCCGTCACGGTGATGGCGTTTGGGCACCCGCACTACGTTATTACAAAGGTGAGTTTTACCTGTATTATCCTGATCCCGATTATGGCATTTACCTTATAAAAGCCAAAAATGCGGCCGGGCCATGGAGCATCCCCGTTATGGTTTACGCAGGCAAAGGATTGATTGACCCCTGTCCGCTGTTGGATGACGATGGCCAGATGTACCTGGTGCATGGTTTTGCCGGCAGCCGTGCCGGTATTAAAAGTGTTATCGCTGTTAATAAGCTGAATGCGGATGGCACCAAAGTAACTGATGCAGGCGTAATAGTTTATGATGGCCACGAAACCGACCCAACCATTGAGGGGCCTAAATTTTACAAGCGGAATGGTTATTACTACATTTTTGCACCGGCGGGCGGGGTGCCTACCGGATGGCAGTTGGTATTAAGGTCAAAAAACATTTATGGCCCCTACGAGCGTAAAGTAGTGATGGATCAGGGTAAAACAACTGTTAATGGCCCGCATCAGGGTGCCTGGATAACTACCCAAACCGGCGAGGATTGGTTCTTGCACTTTCAGGATAAAGAACAGTACGGCCGTGTGGTACACCTGCAGCCTATGGTTTGGAAAAATAACTGGCCGGTAATAGGTGCCGACAAAGATGGCGATGGCAAAGGCGAACCTGTACTGGTTTACAAAAAGCCAAATGTTGGTAAAACTTACCCTATCGAAACACCGGTTGAAAGCGATGAGTTTAATGGAACTACCCTCGGCCTGCAATGGCAGTGGATGGCCAACGCACAGGCCGGCTGGTATTATCTGAACCCGGGCAAAGGTGCGCTAAGGCTTTATTCGGATAAGATGCCTGAGGGTGCTAAAAACCTTTGGGGAGCCGGTAATGTGCTACTGCAGAAATTTATGGCCGACGAGTTTGAGACTACAACCAAAATGACCTTTACACCCAATGTTAAACTGGAAGAAAAAGCTGGTTTAACCATCATGGGTTTCAGCTATGCCAGTATAGCGGTTAAAAATAAAAAAGATGGCGTATACCTGGTGTTTGATCATTGCAAAGATGCAGATAAAGGCAACGCCGAAGAAGAGAAAACCATTGCTAAACTGGATAAGCTAACTGTGTGGCTGCGCGTAAAAGTAAGCGCCGGGGCAAAGTGCGATTTTAGCTACAGTACAGATGGGCAAACGTTTATCAATGCTGGTGAAACATTCCAAGCCGAAGTGGGGCGATGGATAGGCGCGAAGGTTGGCATATTCTGTACGCGCGATACGCAGATCAATGATTCGGGCTATGCTGATTTTGACTGGTTTAGGGTTACGCCTATTGACAGATAACTATGGGGTAATAGATATGTGGTGGTGCAGTGAAAATTCAGAAATATGATAAGCAAAATAAAATTTATAGATTTAACGGTATGTGGCAATCGCCAGTATAGCCTAATTGTAAGTCAATGTTTTTAGTGAGGTAGAAATTATATGAAATTCAGGTGTTTTTTGTGCATGTTTTTGCTTTGGTTATTAACCGGAGCTGCATTTTGCCAAATGCATTGCATAACAGAACATTACTCAACCGAAGACGGCTTATCTCATGATGTTATTACATCAATATTCAAAGACCGGCAAGGATATATGTGGTTTGGCACCTGGGATGGCCTTAACCGCTTTGATGGGCGTAAATTTACCGTCTTCAAATCTTTAGCAGGCGATTCGTCGCAAATCAATAATAATCGTATTGATCAGATTACCGAAGACAATTACGATCATCTTTGGATCAAAGCTTATGATTCCCAGATCTATCGTTTCGATAAAAAAACAGGTCGTTTCCTCTCACTTGCCATTATCCTCAACCTGAAAGAGAAGATCAATTTTGATAAGATCTTATGTTTAGATCAGGACGCTTTATGGATTAGTACATTAGTTAACGGAATTATTTGCGTAAAAGGGATCAATACTGAGAGGATAAGCTACAGGCATTATATTAAAAACGCCATAACACCCTCGGGGCCACCCTCAAAAAAGTTTAAATTTTTTTATGGAGATAGCGATGGAAACAAGTGGATAGGGACAGAACACGGCGTTATATGCCTTGAAAAACGGCAAGGAAACGGCAGTTACGAAATAGCTGATTTAGATAAACATCCCGAAGAAGCATTTACCTGTGTTGCCGAAAGCAAATCGCAGCTGTTTTTTGGCACAAAAAGCGGCACCTTGTATCTATATGATAAACAAGAAAAGCAGTTTTCAAAACAGAGAATAAGTACTGCATCTATAAATGGGGTACTGGTTAACCGCAGCCATACAAAAGCTTATTTAACAACTGGCAACGGCGAGTTGATATCATTTACCATAGGGATCGGCCTGTTATCGCGAACGGTTTATCATGCGGGCGAACCATTACATACAATTTTTGAAGATCATTCGGGTGGTCTTTGGATTGAACCGGGCACAAAAGGAGCGATCCGCTTTGATCTGCTAACTCAAAAATTTACAACGTTCATCCAAAAAAATGATGCCCAAAAAACCAATTTCGCCAATCACTTCAAGGTGATAGAAGATAAAAATGGTGTTGTTTGGTGTGTGCTCAGAGATGGTGGTTTTGGCTATTATGATAACGTTTCGGAACAGTTTAACTATTTTTACAATGAGCCCGGTTCAAATAGCCGTCGTTTTTCAAACCTTGTAACTACCGTATATTATGATCCTGCCGGTATCTTTTGGCTCCACACAGATGAACACGGCCTGGAAAAAATAATTTTCCCGCCAAACGTTTTTCAAACCAGTTTACTAAATGAGCATGCTGACTTTCAATCGGATAATGAGGTGAGAGGAATTTGTGCCGACCGGCAAAACAGGCTATGGTTTGGGTTAAAAAACGGACAGGTTTTAGTTTACAAAAACGGGCAACGGCTACCGGTAACTTTCACAAATTTTGTTGGGGAGAATATTGGCGCGGTTTATTGTATTACCCAAGACCATAACGGAGTTATCTGGATGGGTACTAAAACCAAAGGCTTATACCAGGCTACGCCTACCGATCCTTCAGAACTTCATTACCGGCTGGTAAACTATCGCTATAACCCCTCCGATCCGGCATCCATTAACAGCGACGAAATTTATTCGATAAAAGAAGACAAGGAAGGGCGCATTTGGATAGGTACGTTTGATAACGGGCTTTGTTTGCTCAATAGGAACAATGGTAACATTTCATTTACAAGGCTTTCTGAAAACGGAACCGGCTACCCGCAAACCTGTCTTAAAATAAGGCATTTAGCAACGGATGTTAAAGGGCGTTTATGGATAGCAACCACAGGCGGCCTGGTAATTTTGAATTATAAAAATGGTAAACTTTTATACGAAACTTACAAGAAAATACCCGGCGATCCTGAAAGCCTGGGCAATAACGATATCCAGCATATTTATCGCGATAGCAAAAACCAGATGTGGCTTGTAACATCTGGCGGCGGGTTAAACCTGGCTGTTGACGACCCGCAAACCGGCTTGCAAAAGTTTAAAGCATACACTTCAAAACAAGGTTTAGCTAATGATTATGTAATGAGTTGTATCGGCGATGGATATCATCACTTATGGCTGGCTACTAAGGCCGGTTTATCCATGTTTGATTTGAATACGCGAAAGTTTAAAAATTTCAATTCTTATGACGGCATTCCTAAAAAAGGTTTTTCTGAAAGTTCATGCCAGGCAACAAAAGATGGTAAATTGGTGTTTGGTGCAGTAAGAGGCTATATGGTTTTCGATCCGAGCCAGGTTAAGAACGACGCAATTAATGCAAATTTGGTACTAACCAACCTGCAGGTGAACAATAGAGATGTGGCGATCAAAGATAGCACCCGGATCCTTAATCGTGATATTAATTATTCGGATGGTGTCAGATTAAAGTATGATCAAAATATTTTCAGCCTGGATTATGCTGTTTTGGATTACCGATCGGGTAATCACTTAACCATCGCTTATCGTTTAAAGGGGTTTGATAACGAATGGCATGAGGACAGTGACCAACAGCGGGCCACTTATACTAATCTACCCGCCGGTAGCTATACTTTCGAAATAAAATGTGATGATCCCGACAGGTTTATAAACGTCCCTTATAAAAGCCTGGCCATTACGGTGCTTGCTGCGCCGTGGGCAACCTGGTGGGCATACATTATTTATGCTATTATCATTTATGCAATCCTGGCTGCTATCAGGCAAAATGCTTTAACTATGCTCAAGTTAAAGCAGAAGGTAGCCGTTGAGCAGAAAATGACCGAATTAAAGCTGAGTTTTTTCACCAATATTTCGCACGAGCTACGTACCCCGCTTACGCTTATTATCAATCCCATTAATGAGCTTGTGCAAAGAGCTTACCTTAGTAGGGACGATCGTCAATACCTGACAATTATTCAGCGCAATGCAAACCGTATGGTTCGTTTTGTAAACCAATTGTTGGATTTCAGGAAGGTGCAAAGCGGTAAAGCAAAATTAAATCTTTCGGCTATCAATATGGTAGAACTTATTACTGATGTGGCCGGCTATTTTGAAGAGATGCGGCAGCTGAAAAATATTGAATTTGCCTTTAAAACGGATGTGGATACGGCCATGGTTTGGCTGGATCCTGAAAAAATAGAAACCGTATTATATAACCTGATCGCCAACGCCTATAAGTTTACCCCCGAAAGAAAAAAAATCACAGTGCACTTGCAGATGAAGGACACCGGCGATATGATAATTGATGTTACTGATGAAGGGTGCGGTGTACTGCCATCTGAAATTGATAGCTTGTTTGATCTTTATACCGAAGGCTCGCACCCTAATACCGGCCATTTAAAGGGTACTGGTATTGGGCTGGCCTTATCGAAAGAATTGGTTGAACTGCACCGGGGAACTATCTGCGCGCAGAACAGGGAGCCCGGAGGCCTTTGGGTACGGATAACCTTGCCAGTAAACACTGTTAAAACCATTCCTCCGGTTGATGCAGCAGTGCCTGAAGACAAACAAAGCTCAGTATTGCTACAGCCAACCAATACCGGCCTTAAGAATGAACAAACCATTTATGCCGGGCTAAATAATGAACCTTTACTGGTATTGGTAGAAGATAACCAGGATATGCGCGAATTGATTAGGATGCAGCTAAGTGGCAAGTACCGTATTGAAACTGCTGATGATGGAGTTGAAGGCTGGGAAAAAATATTAAAACTACAGCCTGATGTGATTTTAAGTGATGTAATGATGCCGCGGATGGATGGATTGGAACTATTGGGTAAGATAAGGAATGATGCCGCCACCAGCCATATACCGGTAGTATTACTTACCGCTAAAACTGCTGTTGAAAGCCAGATAGCGGGCTTAAATTATGGAGCCGATTATTACATTACAAAGCCCTTTGATACCGCCTTTTTGCTAACAACCCTTAAAAACATTATAGAACGCCGGAGCAGACTGGTCAATGAAATGATGACCGGCAAGGCAGTAGTGAGCTTAAATCCGGGGGATATTATAGTAACATCAAAAGATGAAATATTTTTGAAAAAGGTGTTAGAACAGATTGACGCGGGTATGGACAACCCTGATTTTAATATCGAGTCGGTTGCCGAAGTGATCAACATGTCAAGGCAAACATTTTATCGCAAACTGAAAAGCCTTACCCAGTTCAGCCCTGTTGAATTTGTTCGCGATCACAGGCTTTTACGGGCGCAGCAATTACTGGATGCCGGCAGCGATAATATCTCCCAAATTGCTTATGCTGTAGGGTTTAACAGTCCTAAATATTTTGCTACCTGTTTTAAAGCAAAGTTCAATATTTCCCCTTCCGATTATCAAAAGACATCAAAGTCTTCTTCAGGGCTCATCCAGTAGCCTCAAAGCAGCTCTTCAATTCCGGATACCAGGAGGAATATTATCGTTGATATGCTTTCTTAAAGATAATATGAAACTACAATATAAATTGATACCTAAACCGTAGTATTCTGTGTATCCATCCATGTATTTTAATTCAATTTATTTTATGCACGGAGTTCTCTATGCCGGAACCCACGCGAAGACTACCAG
This window contains:
- a CDS encoding glycoside hydrolase family 88/105 protein, giving the protein MIKSFLRLQVLGFILLTPWAVQTVSAQSGRPYSQQMAQTVMTIWKDSLPTGNKWTYDQGVILKGIENIWRQTSDRQYFDFIKHCMDKFVQPDGSIRTYNLSDHNLDFILCGRNVLMLYQQTHEDKYLKAVQTLREQLRTQPRTFDGGFWHKKRYPNQMWLDGLYMAEPFYAEYAATFHEDTAFNDIARQFILMEKHSRDEKTGLLYHAWDASKKERWANPKTGRSPNFWGRAMGWYGMALVDALDQFPANHPRRKQLLAILQRYAAAVGRWQDKPTGLWYQVLDKGTEKGNYEEASVSCMFVYTLAKAVRQKYLPASYTSAAQKGYAGIIKKFIRTDDRGLLVLNGTVQVGGLGGKPYRDGSYAYYLSEKVITNDAKGVGAFILAATEIEWLQGKK
- a CDS encoding pectinesterase family protein encodes the protein MKKIILSLLLPAAVAVCQAQPVTKAYKEITVAQDGSGDFKTIQEAVNAVRDLGAIQVPIRIKKGIYHEKLVIPSWKTHISLIGEDNKNTIITNDDYSGKSVPGGKDGFGRDKFSTYTSYTVLIAGNNFMAENLTIINSAGRVGQAVALHVEADRCIVRNCKLLGNQDTLYTATATSRELFQDCYIEGTTDFLFGEATVVFQRCIIKSLVNSYITAAATTSLQKYGYVLMNCKLIADESVNKEYLGRPWRSYAKTVFLNTEMGTHIIPQGWDPWKGDSMFPDKEKTAYYAEYNSTGPGANPKNRVQWAHKLTDQEAKQYTIKNILGGSDNWDPEVK
- a CDS encoding glycoside hydrolase family 43 protein; this translates as MKNTICILAFTAVVPFANAQVKPVTKSNYISKVWVADQGNGTYKNPVLNADYSDPDAIRVGDDFYLVSSSFEDIPGLPILHSKDLVNWHIIGHALVRQQPFDHFDIPRHGDGVWAPALRYYKGEFYLYYPDPDYGIYLIKAKNAAGPWSIPVMVYAGKGLIDPCPLLDDDGQMYLVHGFAGSRAGIKSVIAVNKLNADGTKVTDAGVIVYDGHETDPTIEGPKFYKRNGYYYIFAPAGGVPTGWQLVLRSKNIYGPYERKVVMDQGKTTVNGPHQGAWITTQTGEDWFLHFQDKEQYGRVVHLQPMVWKNNWPVIGADKDGDGKGEPVLVYKKPNVGKTYPIETPVESDEFNGTTLGLQWQWMANAQAGWYYLNPGKGALRLYSDKMPEGAKNLWGAGNVLLQKFMADEFETTTKMTFTPNVKLEEKAGLTIMGFSYASIAVKNKKDGVYLVFDHCKDADKGNAEEEKTIAKLDKLTVWLRVKVSAGAKCDFSYSTDGQTFINAGETFQAEVGRWIGAKVGIFCTRDTQINDSGYADFDWFRVTPIDR
- a CDS encoding hybrid sensor histidine kinase/response regulator transcription factor; the encoded protein is MHCITEHYSTEDGLSHDVITSIFKDRQGYMWFGTWDGLNRFDGRKFTVFKSLAGDSSQINNNRIDQITEDNYDHLWIKAYDSQIYRFDKKTGRFLSLAIILNLKEKINFDKILCLDQDALWISTLVNGIICVKGINTERISYRHYIKNAITPSGPPSKKFKFFYGDSDGNKWIGTEHGVICLEKRQGNGSYEIADLDKHPEEAFTCVAESKSQLFFGTKSGTLYLYDKQEKQFSKQRISTASINGVLVNRSHTKAYLTTGNGELISFTIGIGLLSRTVYHAGEPLHTIFEDHSGGLWIEPGTKGAIRFDLLTQKFTTFIQKNDAQKTNFANHFKVIEDKNGVVWCVLRDGGFGYYDNVSEQFNYFYNEPGSNSRRFSNLVTTVYYDPAGIFWLHTDEHGLEKIIFPPNVFQTSLLNEHADFQSDNEVRGICADRQNRLWFGLKNGQVLVYKNGQRLPVTFTNFVGENIGAVYCITQDHNGVIWMGTKTKGLYQATPTDPSELHYRLVNYRYNPSDPASINSDEIYSIKEDKEGRIWIGTFDNGLCLLNRNNGNISFTRLSENGTGYPQTCLKIRHLATDVKGRLWIATTGGLVILNYKNGKLLYETYKKIPGDPESLGNNDIQHIYRDSKNQMWLVTSGGGLNLAVDDPQTGLQKFKAYTSKQGLANDYVMSCIGDGYHHLWLATKAGLSMFDLNTRKFKNFNSYDGIPKKGFSESSCQATKDGKLVFGAVRGYMVFDPSQVKNDAINANLVLTNLQVNNRDVAIKDSTRILNRDINYSDGVRLKYDQNIFSLDYAVLDYRSGNHLTIAYRLKGFDNEWHEDSDQQRATYTNLPAGSYTFEIKCDDPDRFINVPYKSLAITVLAAPWATWWAYIIYAIIIYAILAAIRQNALTMLKLKQKVAVEQKMTELKLSFFTNISHELRTPLTLIINPINELVQRAYLSRDDRQYLTIIQRNANRMVRFVNQLLDFRKVQSGKAKLNLSAINMVELITDVAGYFEEMRQLKNIEFAFKTDVDTAMVWLDPEKIETVLYNLIANAYKFTPERKKITVHLQMKDTGDMIIDVTDEGCGVLPSEIDSLFDLYTEGSHPNTGHLKGTGIGLALSKELVELHRGTICAQNREPGGLWVRITLPVNTVKTIPPVDAAVPEDKQSSVLLQPTNTGLKNEQTIYAGLNNEPLLVLVEDNQDMRELIRMQLSGKYRIETADDGVEGWEKILKLQPDVILSDVMMPRMDGLELLGKIRNDAATSHIPVVLLTAKTAVESQIAGLNYGADYYITKPFDTAFLLTTLKNIIERRSRLVNEMMTGKAVVSLNPGDIIVTSKDEIFLKKVLEQIDAGMDNPDFNIESVAEVINMSRQTFYRKLKSLTQFSPVEFVRDHRLLRAQQLLDAGSDNISQIAYAVGFNSPKYFATCFKAKFNISPSDYQKTSKSSSGLIQ